The Streptomyces nigra genome includes the window CATCCCGGTCTTCAGCCGAAAGCCGATCTTCGGCTATCTGACGCTGGTCGGCGCGACCATGTCGATCACCGGGCTGTCGATCGTGGTGTGGGCGCACCACATGTTCGTCACGGGCGCGGTGCTGCTGCCGTTCTTCTCCTTCATGAGCTTCCTGATCGCGGTGCCCACCGGGGTGAAGTTCTTCAACTGGACCGGGACCATGATCAAGGGCTCGCTGTCCTTCGAGACCCCGATGCTCTGGGCGACGGGCTTCCTGGTGACGTTCCTGTTCGGCGGTCTGACCGGGGTGATCCTGGCGTCACCGCCGCTGGACTTCCATGTCTCCGACACCTACTTCGTGGTCGCCCACTTCCACTACGTCGTCTTCGGCACGGTGGTGTTCGCGATCTTCGCCGGGTTCCACTTCTGGTGGCCCAAGTTCACCGGGAAGATGCTCGACGAACGGCTCGGGAAGATCCACTTCTGGACGCTGTTCGTCGGGTTCCACACCACGTTCCTGGTGCAGCACTGGCTGGGCGCGGAGGGCATGCCCCGCCGGTACGCCGACTATCTGGCCGCCGACGGCTTCACCGCGCTGAACACCGTCTCCACGATCGGCGCGTTCCTGCTCGGCCTGTCGACGCTGCCGTTCCTCTACAACGTCTGGAAGACGGCCCGGTACGGCGAGAAGGTCGAGGTCGACGACCCCTGGGGGTACGGCCGCTCGCTGGAGTGGGCGACCTCCTGCCCGCCGCCCCGGCACAACTTCACGACGCTGCCGCGGATCCGCTCGGAGTCACCGGCCTTCGACCTGCACCATCCGCAGCACGCGCTGGAGGCGCCCCAGCCCGAACCGCCGTCCCATCAGGCGGCGTCCTCCTGAACACGCCCTAACCGGCTCTCCACGCTCAGATTCCCCTGCCGGGTCACGTACGGGACACGGGAGGCCGACGGGTGGACGTCCATGGCGCCCGAGA containing:
- the ctaD gene encoding cytochrome c oxidase subunit I; this translates as MGTQTVPATARPMRSERPGGRVVVDWLTTTDHKKIGHLYLITSFVFFLAGGAMALLMRAELARPGTQIVSNEQFNQLFTMHGTIMLLLFATPTFAGFANELMPLQIGAPDVAFPRLNMFSYWLFLFGGLIVMGSLIVPDGPASFGWFAYAPLNSLERSPGIGPDLWIMGLALAGFGTILGAVNFITTIICMRAPGMTMFRMPIFTWNTLFTSILILMAFPVLAAALLVLEADRRFGSVVFEAGNGGALLWQHLFWFFGHPEVYIIALPFFGIVTEIIPVFSRKPIFGYLTLVGATMSITGLSIVVWAHHMFVTGAVLLPFFSFMSFLIAVPTGVKFFNWTGTMIKGSLSFETPMLWATGFLVTFLFGGLTGVILASPPLDFHVSDTYFVVAHFHYVVFGTVVFAIFAGFHFWWPKFTGKMLDERLGKIHFWTLFVGFHTTFLVQHWLGAEGMPRRYADYLAADGFTALNTVSTIGAFLLGLSTLPFLYNVWKTARYGEKVEVDDPWGYGRSLEWATSCPPPRHNFTTLPRIRSESPAFDLHHPQHALEAPQPEPPSHQAASS